One region of Candidatus Zixiibacteriota bacterium genomic DNA includes:
- a CDS encoding DNA translocase FtsK 4TM domain-containing protein: MAKGKKKTSSGGSRQKLLAILLILLAALIFVSLATHSGWDDERVQSPENPFQVQFQNQVGTAGAYSSYLLFFFFGWLAYLIPTALIMAALHYLPGKWHLKVTPALWFFVAVGIMSTMLINVYLIRDSGNSLGYADTHGGFLFFYLTKYLMKITGGIGSMLLLGAGIIIALIFIGNVYVGLTTRFRLPSFLNPLVLIKLLFVGIGKAFAALWRGLKPVKKEKKKRKEAVSDHDPEISEEDVISANEEEATRQPGPAIVPEASRSHKKITVRKSAPSLGLVTDDFKFPGLDLLTDNPEGGLTVNPDELAMTARALKDTLETFGVTIDGQIDKYPGPVITRFEFKPAAGIKVHQITNLSDDLALALKAKRIRIVAPIPGKAAIGVEIPNAKSQVVYIKEIIGSDVYADNRLRLPLALGKTISGKPFVTDLAKMPHLLIAGATGSGKSVCINALITSLLYRLHPRQVKFIFIDPKMLELSVYAGIPHLGRPVVTNPKRAEKVLADAVVEMENRYKKLAGQSVRNIEDFNSRQKSPEEKMPYIVIIVDELADMMMAASSTRIEMLITRLAQMARAVGIHLILATQRPSVDVITGLIKANFSARIAFQVASKIDSRTILDGNGAEKLLGNGDMLFLQPGQPEPVRIHGAFIASEETERLVKFIVDQFPVAQKPEGEPVETETESDGEVDLDDPLFLEAAETVIRHKQGSVSLLQRKLGIGYQRAARLIDKLEEAGVVSTYDGSKAREVLVDRSYLEKLTGSRSLSDPNS, encoded by the coding sequence ATGGCAAAAGGGAAGAAGAAAACCTCCAGCGGCGGCAGTCGACAGAAGCTTCTGGCCATTCTCCTGATTCTTCTGGCGGCGCTTATTTTCGTCTCCCTGGCTACCCATTCGGGCTGGGACGATGAAAGGGTTCAGTCGCCCGAAAATCCTTTCCAGGTGCAGTTTCAGAATCAGGTAGGTACTGCCGGCGCTTATTCTTCTTATCTCCTATTTTTCTTTTTCGGCTGGCTGGCCTATTTGATCCCCACCGCTCTTATCATGGCGGCGCTCCATTATCTGCCGGGGAAATGGCACCTGAAAGTCACTCCGGCGCTATGGTTTTTTGTCGCCGTCGGCATCATGAGCACCATGCTGATCAATGTCTATCTGATTCGCGATTCCGGCAACTCTCTCGGTTATGCCGACACGCATGGCGGTTTTCTCTTCTTTTACCTCACGAAATATCTGATGAAAATTACCGGCGGGATCGGTTCGATGCTTCTTCTCGGTGCCGGAATTATCATCGCCCTGATATTCATAGGCAATGTCTATGTCGGGCTGACCACACGGTTCAGGCTCCCCTCGTTTCTGAATCCGCTGGTTCTGATAAAGTTGCTCTTTGTGGGAATCGGGAAGGCGTTTGCGGCCCTCTGGCGGGGATTGAAACCGGTCAAGAAGGAGAAAAAGAAACGCAAAGAAGCCGTGTCTGACCATGATCCGGAAATTTCGGAGGAAGATGTAATATCAGCGAATGAAGAAGAGGCGACTCGCCAACCCGGGCCTGCAATTGTGCCTGAGGCGAGCCGTTCGCACAAGAAAATTACGGTAAGAAAATCTGCGCCGTCGCTAGGACTGGTCACCGATGACTTCAAATTCCCCGGCCTGGATCTTCTGACCGATAATCCCGAGGGGGGCTTGACGGTCAATCCCGATGAACTAGCCATGACCGCGCGGGCTCTTAAAGATACGCTGGAGACTTTTGGTGTCACCATTGATGGCCAGATTGACAAGTACCCCGGCCCGGTTATTACTCGATTCGAGTTCAAGCCGGCGGCCGGAATTAAGGTGCATCAGATCACCAACCTTTCCGATGACCTGGCGCTGGCTCTGAAAGCCAAACGGATCAGAATTGTCGCGCCGATTCCGGGTAAGGCAGCGATAGGCGTGGAAATCCCCAACGCCAAATCGCAAGTGGTCTATATAAAAGAGATAATCGGTTCCGATGTCTATGCCGACAATCGTCTCCGCCTGCCGCTGGCGCTGGGAAAAACTATCTCCGGCAAACCGTTTGTGACCGACCTGGCCAAAATGCCGCATCTTTTGATCGCCGGTGCAACCGGATCGGGGAAATCGGTTTGCATCAACGCCCTGATAACCTCGCTGCTGTATCGGCTCCATCCCCGCCAGGTGAAATTTATTTTTATCGACCCCAAAATGCTCGAGTTATCAGTCTACGCCGGGATTCCCCATCTGGGGCGGCCGGTTGTTACCAACCCCAAGAGGGCCGAAAAGGTCCTCGCCGATGCCGTCGTTGAAATGGAGAACCGCTACAAAAAATTGGCCGGGCAATCGGTGCGCAATATTGAGGATTTTAATTCCCGCCAGAAAAGCCCTGAAGAGAAAATGCCCTATATCGTCATCATCGTTGATGAACTGGCGGACATGATGATGGCCGCATCCTCCACTCGGATTGAAATGCTGATTACCCGTCTGGCTCAGATGGCCCGGGCGGTGGGAATTCACCTGATTCTGGCAACGCAGCGCCCATCGGTGGATGTCATTACCGGCCTTATCAAAGCTAATTTTTCTGCCCGTATTGCCTTTCAGGTGGCTTCCAAGATTGATTCGCGAACCATTCTCGATGGCAACGGTGCGGAAAAACTTCTGGGGAACGGCGACATGCTCTTCCTTCAGCCGGGACAGCCGGAACCGGTGCGTATCCACGGTGCCTTTATAGCGAGCGAGGAGACCGAACGGCTGGTGAAATTTATCGTTGACCAATTCCCCGTAGCCCAGAAACCGGAAGGTGAGCCGGTGGAAACCGAAACTGAGTCTGACGGTGAAGTTGATCTCGATGACCCGCTGTTTCTGGAAGCCGCCGAGACTGTGATCAGACATAAGCAGGGCTCAGTTTCGCTTCTTCAGAGAAAGCTGGGTATTGGATACCAGCGTGCCGCCCGCCTGATTGATAAGCTGGAGGAAGCCGGTGTCGTTTCCACCTATGACGGCAGCAAGGCCCGTGAGGTTTTGGTTGACCGCTCCTATCTGGAAAAATTGACTGGCTCGCGCTCTCTATCGGACCCGAACTCCTGA
- a CDS encoding HU family DNA-binding protein, giving the protein MDNSGYQNYKLQTDEGCLMTKEEMIAMIAKDAKISKRQAAHALHCFFENVTNNLKKGKKVSFVGFGTFTVSKRKARMGRNPQTGAKINIPATKVPHFRAGKTLKEAVRK; this is encoded by the coding sequence ATTGATAATAGCGGTTATCAAAACTACAAACTTCAAACCGATGAGGGATGTCTTATGACCAAAGAAGAAATGATTGCCATGATTGCCAAGGATGCCAAGATTAGCAAGCGTCAGGCGGCCCATGCTCTGCACTGCTTCTTCGAAAATGTCACCAACAATCTTAAGAAAGGGAAAAAGGTCAGTTTTGTCGGCTTCGGGACTTTCACCGTTTCCAAGAGGAAGGCCCGTATGGGGCGCAATCCGCAGACCGGCGCCAAGATAAACATTCCGGCGACCAAGGTGCCGCATTTCCGCGCGGGAAAAACCCTGAAGGAAGCTGTCAGAAAATAG
- a CDS encoding putative LPS assembly protein LptD, which produces MKLHLKKVIALFGAAIYVAAFLILPSRAADDKPLNYDSETFEIIRGAFRDTIYLSGSVSFARDGEKLRADSAIWVKGESIILNGHVFVEDTAYQLSADHVFYDVANKLAYASGQNVVIFSAKDSLKAIGSNAYYSRDSALFRMSNRPTVFLNFPDSARMVRIDADKIALDAENKIGYADGQVIINQTETESRAGRAIMYMVDDILTLYDSPVARRRNSEIKGDTLIAFSENSVLTKIYVAGNAEGNFKEPTGNDSTIFDTAELKSLEMEFNLEQGDLRSVVASGQAYSFYSPGTRDSVEIIKNNSSGDTIKLLIDNERLSEVQVIAGAEGEYLNCKYKKGDSGRVFVEDTVIYKSDRIDYTVRDSTIVMTGNSSVLNKNLSLTAHSIRYNTARELVTAYDDSIRVDTSLVYVPVILKDGSEELIGSYLEYSMNTERGMLRKSRTEYEKAYYRGRELFREKKDIYYVDNGSYTSCDAESPHYHFQSSKMKMMQGNKIIARPVVFYIEKLPIMIFPYYIFSIKPGRHSGFLPFRIGNFERGAGSISNVGYYWAASQYWDVQASLDYYENFGFAYHSSIRYNLRYNLSGSVTASYANNSRYDADYREIRQKRWQLAIDHSQTISPTFNIQAHGNFISDKSYYTEFSTDLDERLNRDLRSQISISKQWRRASLSAQFIHTVALDREVRTDEMPTASISFPGRAIFGSPSKGEGKESERKWYQSLYFRYGAGLRNYSTRSTDSTGFRSRKEFLVVNHSPTLSVSPVTFFRYLRVGPSFSYQETWYKIFETDQSAAAGIDTKQLYRRFAYGASISAATDLYGTVSPNLWGLQGLRHVLTPDATFSWAPEITRHNDIRNYTGAGGGGTKQKTVTFSLRNIVQAKVKSGEATKTLNLFTVSSSFSYNFEASKRKFSTLSTNAQTSLARNLRISAGMTHDFYVPGTDQLRFWSPYLSSFNISTSFSTSGSLGEYEAATAFSPKTSPQTGTKRTQKQNWSMTVSHYYSENGRGNAFTKAHSISMAFNINLTTGWKLNYTQSYDFVRGRTVSRRIEVERNLHCWQGYFYWIPDGSNRGYYFRINVISLPDIKFEKSESGIKGLFGR; this is translated from the coding sequence GTGAAATTGCACCTTAAGAAAGTAATTGCCCTTTTTGGTGCGGCCATTTATGTCGCCGCTTTTCTGATACTTCCAAGTCGGGCCGCTGATGACAAACCGCTTAACTATGATTCCGAGACCTTCGAAATCATCCGCGGCGCCTTTCGGGATACCATCTATCTGTCCGGTTCGGTTTCATTTGCTCGTGACGGCGAAAAACTCCGGGCTGATTCCGCCATCTGGGTCAAAGGAGAATCAATCATTCTCAACGGGCATGTTTTTGTCGAAGATACAGCTTATCAACTTTCAGCCGACCATGTCTTTTATGATGTGGCCAATAAACTGGCTTATGCCTCCGGACAGAATGTGGTCATCTTCTCCGCCAAAGATTCGCTCAAAGCAATCGGCAGCAATGCCTATTACAGCCGCGATTCGGCTCTGTTCCGCATGTCCAATCGTCCGACCGTATTCCTTAATTTCCCCGACAGCGCCAGAATGGTGCGGATCGATGCCGACAAAATCGCCCTTGACGCCGAAAACAAAATCGGCTATGCCGACGGGCAGGTGATTATCAATCAGACCGAGACCGAATCACGCGCCGGGAGAGCCATTATGTACATGGTTGATGATATTCTGACCCTTTACGACAGCCCGGTTGCCCGACGCCGCAATTCCGAGATAAAGGGAGATACCCTGATTGCTTTCTCCGAGAACTCCGTTCTCACTAAAATATATGTCGCGGGGAATGCCGAGGGGAATTTCAAGGAACCGACCGGCAATGACTCCACCATTTTCGACACAGCCGAGTTGAAATCATTGGAGATGGAGTTTAATCTCGAACAGGGCGACCTGCGCAGCGTGGTAGCTTCCGGCCAGGCCTATTCATTCTATTCCCCCGGCACCAGAGACAGCGTCGAGATAATCAAGAATAATTCTTCGGGCGATACGATTAAGCTCCTGATTGATAACGAGCGATTGTCCGAGGTACAGGTTATCGCCGGGGCCGAAGGGGAATATTTAAACTGCAAATATAAAAAAGGTGATTCGGGCCGGGTCTTTGTCGAGGATACGGTCATCTATAAATCAGACCGCATCGATTACACCGTCAGAGATTCGACTATCGTCATGACCGGGAACTCCTCGGTTCTGAACAAGAACCTCTCTCTTACCGCCCATAGCATTCGATATAATACGGCCAGAGAGCTTGTTACCGCATATGATGATTCCATTCGGGTCGATACCTCCCTTGTTTATGTCCCGGTAATCCTCAAGGATGGTTCGGAGGAACTCATCGGCTCCTATCTTGAATATTCCATGAATACCGAAAGAGGCATGCTCCGGAAATCCAGGACCGAATATGAGAAAGCTTATTATCGGGGCAGGGAGCTTTTCCGGGAGAAGAAAGACATCTATTACGTTGATAATGGGTCGTACACCAGTTGCGATGCGGAATCGCCCCATTATCATTTCCAGTCGAGCAAGATGAAGATGATGCAGGGGAATAAAATTATCGCCCGTCCGGTCGTTTTCTACATAGAGAAATTGCCCATAATGATATTTCCGTACTATATCTTCTCCATCAAGCCGGGGCGGCATTCCGGATTCCTGCCTTTCCGGATAGGAAATTTCGAGCGCGGCGCCGGCTCGATCAGCAATGTCGGCTACTACTGGGCCGCCTCGCAGTACTGGGATGTACAGGCTTCGCTCGACTATTACGAAAATTTCGGTTTTGCTTATCATAGCTCTATACGTTATAATTTGCGCTATAACCTCTCCGGTTCCGTCACCGCTTCCTATGCCAACAATTCCCGCTATGACGCGGATTACAGGGAAATCCGACAGAAAAGGTGGCAACTCGCGATTGACCATTCCCAGACCATTTCACCGACCTTCAATATTCAGGCGCACGGGAATTTTATCTCAGACAAAAGCTACTATACTGAATTTTCCACCGACCTGGACGAACGTCTGAACCGCGATTTACGCAGCCAGATTTCTATTTCGAAGCAATGGCGCCGAGCTTCGCTATCGGCGCAGTTTATTCATACAGTTGCTCTTGACCGTGAAGTGCGGACTGACGAAATGCCGACCGCTTCCATTTCGTTTCCCGGGCGGGCCATTTTCGGCTCACCCTCCAAAGGAGAGGGGAAAGAAAGCGAGCGCAAGTGGTACCAAAGCCTCTATTTTAGATATGGAGCCGGCCTCAGGAATTATAGCACCCGGAGCACCGACAGCACCGGTTTCCGCAGCCGCAAAGAGTTTCTCGTAGTCAATCATTCTCCAACCTTGAGCGTCTCGCCGGTTACCTTTTTCCGTTATCTCAGGGTTGGGCCGTCTTTCAGCTATCAGGAGACCTGGTATAAGATTTTTGAGACCGACCAGAGCGCCGCCGCTGGGATTGACACCAAACAGCTTTACCGACGCTTCGCATATGGCGCCTCTATTTCGGCCGCCACCGACCTTTATGGTACGGTCAGTCCAAACCTCTGGGGCTTGCAGGGTCTCCGCCATGTCCTGACCCCTGATGCCACATTCTCCTGGGCTCCGGAAATAACCCGTCACAATGACATCAGGAATTATACCGGCGCCGGAGGCGGGGGAACAAAGCAGAAAACGGTAACATTTTCATTGAGGAATATAGTTCAGGCCAAAGTAAAATCGGGGGAGGCCACAAAAACCCTCAATTTGTTTACGGTGAGCAGTTCCTTCAGCTATAATTTTGAAGCTTCCAAGCGCAAATTCAGCACCCTTTCCACCAACGCACAGACCTCACTGGCGCGCAACCTTCGGATTTCGGCCGGCATGACACATGATTTCTACGTACCGGGGACCGATCAATTGCGCTTCTGGTCTCCTTATCTATCGAGTTTCAATATTTCGACCTCTTTCAGCACTAGCGGCAGCCTGGGCGAATATGAAGCCGCAACGGCTTTCTCCCCGAAGACTTCGCCTCAGACCGGCACGAAGCGAACCCAGAAACAGAACTGGAGCATGACGGTTTCCCATTATTATTCGGAGAATGGCCGGGGCAATGCCTTCACCAAAGCCCATTCCATCAGCATGGCTTTCAATATCAATCTCACGACGGGATGGAAACTCAATTACACGCAAAGTTACGATTTTGTGCGCGGCCGAACGGTCTCGCGGAGAATTGAAGTCGAGAGGAATCTTCACTGCTGGCAGGGATACTTTTACTGGATACCGGATGGCTCCAACCGGGGATATTATTTCCGTATTAATGTAATTTCCCTTCCTGATATTAAATTCGAGAAATCGGAATCCGGCATCAAAGGTCTATTCGGCCGCTGA
- a CDS encoding alanine--tRNA ligase-related protein, translated as MTEKLYQDNPYLFEFASRVISVHEGESGYVVVLEATAFYPESGGQLYDTGAIEGIPILNVIEKDTGEIIHILERGNLSPGMTVNGQIDRVRRLDNMRKHTGQHILSRAFIEVAAADTVSSRLGEVESTIELSLESLDDTVLRSVEELANNIIRQNQPVKIEYYEREALKNLPVRKIPEREGKFRIVQVGEFDYTACGGTHCRNAGEVGMVKIIGQEKLRGHLRVIFLVGRQAEEDYCEKHTVVNQLSGRLTCHFRDLVKGVDKLTEQNTALRREVSLLSGRLLAVDLKELAENSPDLGGIKIVTGEFDGRDPKALKDAANKLGETVRAIILLLCGDKLLIFAPAGIKLTASAMSRLFMERFGGKGGGSATSAQVGGIAMDKRKEYIDHFIGLIRGEIAP; from the coding sequence ATGACAGAGAAACTTTACCAGGACAATCCTTACCTCTTTGAATTTGCCTCAAGAGTAATCAGCGTCCATGAAGGGGAGAGCGGATATGTGGTGGTACTGGAAGCGACCGCTTTTTATCCGGAGTCCGGCGGCCAACTTTATGATACTGGAGCTATTGAGGGAATCCCAATTCTGAACGTAATCGAAAAGGATACCGGCGAAATAATTCATATCCTCGAAAGAGGGAACCTGTCTCCGGGTATGACTGTCAACGGGCAGATCGATCGGGTACGCCGGCTGGATAATATGCGGAAGCATACCGGCCAGCATATTCTATCCCGCGCCTTTATCGAGGTGGCCGCAGCCGATACGGTCAGTTCGCGTCTGGGGGAAGTGGAATCAACAATCGAGCTTTCGCTTGAATCTCTGGATGATACCGTCTTAAGATCCGTAGAAGAGTTAGCCAATAATATTATCCGTCAAAATCAACCGGTGAAAATTGAATACTATGAGCGGGAAGCGTTAAAAAATCTTCCGGTCCGAAAGATTCCCGAGAGGGAGGGAAAATTCCGGATTGTTCAGGTCGGCGAATTTGATTATACCGCTTGCGGTGGAACGCACTGTCGCAACGCCGGCGAGGTGGGGATGGTGAAGATCATCGGGCAGGAAAAGCTGCGCGGTCACCTCCGCGTCATATTCCTGGTCGGAAGGCAGGCGGAAGAAGATTATTGCGAGAAGCATACCGTTGTCAATCAGCTTTCGGGCAGGCTGACCTGCCATTTCCGTGATCTGGTGAAAGGGGTGGATAAGCTGACAGAACAAAATACCGCACTGAGAAGGGAAGTATCGCTTCTCAGCGGAAGGCTGCTGGCGGTGGACCTTAAAGAGCTTGCAGAGAATTCACCGGATTTGGGAGGAATCAAGATAGTAACGGGCGAATTTGACGGTCGGGATCCAAAAGCACTCAAGGATGCAGCAAACAAACTGGGGGAGACCGTCCGCGCTATAATTCTCTTACTCTGCGGTGACAAACTGCTCATATTTGCGCCGGCGGGAATAAAGCTTACCGCCTCGGCCATGTCCCGGCTTTTTATGGAGCGGTTTGGGGGAAAAGGCGGGGGAAGCGCCACCTCGGCTCAGGTGGGCGGTATCGCCATGGATAAAAGAAAAGAATATATCGATCATTTCATTGGATTGATAAGAGGTGAAATTGCACCTTAA